The Apis cerana isolate GH-2021 linkage group LG2, AcerK_1.0, whole genome shotgun sequence genomic sequence cgatttaaaaaaaaaagatctatttcaatatattgtgtggtatatatataaaaaatataaaataaaatcacaaagcaaatgaaattttcttctctccttccgACACGTCATTTCTCTACGGTCTCTCTATTTAAAAGACGAACTTTAGAATTCTTGTGtcagagaaaaaattttccgtataaatgaaaaattgctaaaaattaacaataataatagaactAATGATATGTCACGTCACATTCTGTGCGTTCGTTAAGCGGCGCGgatttcaaattgatttttcccGATCGATCCGAATTATCTAAtgcgtaatattaataatattaatgatagataattataaatgtaaaataataatagtagtaagaataaaatgttaataatgatattaataataataataacaataataataataataataataataataatgatgatgatgatgatgatgatgatgatgatgatgatgataatgataatgataataataataataataataataataataataataataataataataataataataataataataataataaatataataataataataattataataataagagcgatgcacgataaaaaatttaataattgcgtCGATGTATGCATAACAACGATAATCAACGTTCGATGATATTTTGTGCTCCCTATTTCGAATACAACCTTTCGCGATCTTCTGCATTTCTCCCTTCTTTccatccctctctcttttctcctctttctcatCATCATCGTAATCATGCGCGTGCACATATCCAAGATCTTTAACAacgaatcgataattattaaccCCCCTTGTGTTTCGTTTTCGCACCTTCTTTtcgacaatttaattaaacacttCTCGTAAATACACGCACGATACAATAATGACCATACGTTTcgcgattaataaaaaaaccgAATCGATAGTATgcgccttctttttttttttcctactctctcccctcccccccattttacatttttcctaTATTTACACCTTACGGGACAATGCGACGATATTTCTCGATATCATTTTCTCTTGAAAACACTCGCGCACGTATGTaatatacgtgtgtgtgtgtacgtgcGTGCGTACGTGTCACATGCGAACATGTGTTCCCGTGATTGAGTATACATATTGTATTGTATGTCCGTTGCGTATGAATATGCtgtatatatctttcttcatgcaacttctctctttctctctttttctctctttcacaCGCACAATCATACTGTCGTCAGAgagtcatcatcatcattgcGCACGCACATTTTCTCGCATGCCTTTCATTTGTTCgattttgtttattgtttattattctttttttttttcccgcgAAATATTAACACATTCGAGATTGGAAGGAGCGGTAAATCTTTGGctcgaatcgaaaaagaaaattataaaagaaatgtaatattGAGGTATATCGACGAAGACACTCGTATTGTAGATCAAGTGTGCACAAAGGAAAGGATAcgtagaaaattctttttttatccgtTACTTTAGAATATCGTCTCGAATGTGTTAAATGCTCGTGagattctctcttcttctcgagGGAGCTCGAAACGCATTCGAATACTATTCTTCTTAATCAAAATATCCTGTCCaacttttcttcgaaatacatcgaaatatatcaagttcttattaaatatctatttgactattttttaaaattatagagatATAGCCATATGCTTCATAAGGATCTAAAATCGGatctgatttatttatttattttttttttcctaacgAGGACGGCACAAAGAAAATGACAGAATTTGATTTTCACAAACTATGTATCTTGAAAcatatcgatatttcgatcaaGAAGGACAGTTATGTTTCGCGATCAGGGGCAGGTCGGAAGTCGTTcccttcatttttttaaaagtttttcacGAACAACGaaacaaacatattttttttttcttttttttttttgttaaagagTATCTAACTAACGTACAGATCCATGTGTTTTACGTGTTTTCCTTTCCCCCATTTAACTGCAAAATAATACTGAAGTCTGCACATGGTGCCTATCACATATGTCTATTACGCAGTCTCTTTTAATTCACAGTCATTCCAAGTAACTCATACGCACAATCACATCCTGCACAAacacacattttttttctgcatttttttttcttttttcttcttattacaTACAATTACAACTCGCAATCCACAGAGAAATATCGGATCAAACCATAAATAACATCGTTtgtatttctcatttttcgaGCATgcttttaattcctttttcaaaaggattagataattctaatttcttatttaaaaattattggatcagagaaatatatatttgttacaattagaaaaaaattcttttgaaattcattATCTAATCCATCCATCTAAATCACATTAATGCTTGtaatttccttttcaaaataattaaatattaatttttccaatttaatacaaataattaaattctaatttttccaatttgtgtgaattcgattttctttttttgttttaagatttcgcaatttaaaaattcttagatGACAGAAACGTATATTTGTtacaattggaaaaaaattattttgaaattcattatctaatcctttaaatcatattaatgcttataatttctttttcaaaagaattagatattaattctaattttttcaatttgtgcgattttcattttctttctttttttttttttaagatttcataatttaaaaactcttAGATTAGAGAAATGTATAtttgttacaattataaaaaattcttttgaaattcattatttaatccattttttatatcttctattaattaaattacaattacgatgatttttttttatataaaattaatgattccttccaattaaaattctttcgaaatgatattatttatgggACGATCGAACATGCCTTTATTGCTCTGTGCAACTGTCTTGCCTCGTTTTCGCACGCATTCCCTAGATTTCTCGCTAGCACTTCATTAGCTTACTCTCGCTCTTCTTTTCGTCAACAGagtggataaaaaaattgttaaaaccATTTTCGACATGGTCATACCGCCTCGAACGtctccattttttttagtatgcTGCGTGATACGAAAAAAAACGTAACGGTACGCATCTACGCGTAGACCTCTGTAGTAAATGTAGAAATGTTAACAATATTTGTCATTTGGTCATGGTAGTTTGCCaccgttatttattattaattaaaaaacgagaaaaaaataaattaaaaaaagattgctagagctaatttcaaaaaaaatttttttaaattatttctattgtcAATTGTTGAGTCTATTAtgtcaaatgaataaaataagtaaaacgaatatatatatatatatatgtatatatatatatatataatcgtaatatatataagtatctgTACAATATGCAATGAGGCTTGACATGCAGTATAACCCGTCGAAGCAGTTATAAACTCTTTTAAAACaccctgtatatatataatatatatatatatatatatatatatatatattaataatcaataataatatcagtTTGTATTGTACAGGCTATTTTGAGGGCTGAAAGCCTGTGGTctctaatattttacttaaccTTCTTGAACCCATACGCTTTCTCCCATCATTATATCTACTTaagttattctttaataatatattttaatctcgctttttttttcttttcttctttttcgctaAGTGTAGCAAGGTATTATGTGACATAACGGAATTTAAccatctttcgtttttttttatttcctatcGTTTCATCACCCGctcttctcattttttttcattttcttaagaTTCATTAACGAAATAATCATTGTAAATGTATTATAGCTTTacgttaactttttttttcatcattaccATTACTTTTACAGTTTAATATGTtagctttttttctctctttatctaTCGTAGATTTGTCTGTGGCTATCCCTGATGTGTTAGTTACCCTGCGCTTCCGTCTGGTTAtcgaaatattgtttttttgcgAAATTGTGGtctacgattaaaatttcatcatttgtCTCCGTGttttaaatacgaattttgttcctcttatttttctttttctttctttttttttccccctcacGTACTTGTGTTCTCGTTTGTTTCTGTTctcttttgttttgtttttttttttttttgctcttcCCCCTACCCCATTCGTctcccccccctttttttcacaTTCACCGAACGAAGTTTCGAGGAGCTCACCAAGATTTTACCgatcaaaaatacaattacaagGTTCACAGTCTTTGTcattaatcgatttttttttctcgaaatttcaaaaactggCCGATTGTTCGCGCATTTATatcgagttttaaaaaaagattacataaaatacgattgtaatccaaaaaaaaaaattaacagcgATCGaggaaacaatataaatatatatgtgtatgtatgaacatatatatatatatatacactcgcGCTTGATATTGCACAATACCGGAAACGAGTCGTGTAATCAGGTCAACTGGTAGTCGTGCTTTCATaacgagagaggaagaaacagAATCTTGGCAAGCTCGCGCGACACTGCGTGTGATTATTGTGCAAACACCcctatacatacatacatatatatatatatgtatatatatatatatcccacCCCACTCTCCTCCCGATTGTAATGTAATTCCATATAAAATTGACATAATTTGTCCGTTTATTGCGGACCTACTCTTTCGTCACTTCGGGGATCATTATCagggataaaaaataaaaacgaaaatttcgaaagtgaCCACCATACAAAATGTTTCGTACGGTCTCATATACGAAACTGAATAATATCCAGCTTAGTTGAGTTAATGATAAGTATCTCGAAATAATTCTCCGAATGGGAATAGAAGCTCGTCTGAACGCGCTTCAAGGGGGGCAGCAGCAAGAAAGATACGAAGGTACTACATTGTTTGgtcaatctctctctctctttctgtttctctctttctctttctgatTGATTGAAACACGATATTAATGGAATAAACCCGGTTGTTAAGAATATAACGGTTGTcgacatataataaatagatatatatgtatatgtatatatatatatagctattGTATCGCAAAAATAGAGATCGgcgagaaattggaaaaaaaaaagaaaaaaaaaaaagaaaaaacaaattggtTTGCGATTAGTTCGTTTATCGAATATGATTGTCAAACGAGTAACGATCGTTCAACGCTTCCGCGGGGGCAAAATCGGGGAAGAAACCGTGCGGCAGGTTGCCCGCGAGCAACGAGTGATGAGGGAATCCAGCGTCGTCGCCTGGATGAGGTGGCAGGCCAGCAAGAGGGTGGATGATTTGCGCGGGCGGCTGGACGGCCTTGTCGTTGTTGTTAAGCGAATTCATAACCACCTCGCCCGTAGTCGCCCCCGTGCAGTCCCTTCTCAGCTGTTCGAGTTTCAAACTCTTCCCATATTTCCCCCGCACGTACATTAACAAGCTGTTGTACGGGATGCCGAATATTCTGCTTGCCTGCGACGTGGTCATCTTCTTGTTCCAAACGTGCTGCAACGCCTCGGTCAACTCCGCGTTCGTCCAAGACCTGGGTGGACCGCCTCTAGGCGCGCTATGCTGTCCTTTCGGCCTCCCGACGGGGAGGCCCCTGCTGCTATGGTCACCCCACCTGTGCGGCGTATCACCGTCGCCCCTGTGCTTCTTTGGCTTTTTACCCGGGTGATGAGTCCCGAGACTGGCCGCGCCGAAAAGTCCGTGCAGCGCTTCCGGTTTAAAACTATCGTGGAGATCCGCCAAAAGGGATCCCCTGTCTAGAGCACCTACATGAGGGAACAGTCCACCACCTAGAGACACGACACCATCCAATGGGAATATCGGCGTTACGGAGCTTTGTTGCGGTGTGAGTGGAGATtcttgttgttgctgttgttgttgctgttgctgttgttgctgaTACGGATGTGTTGTCCTGGGCGGGCTTCCCTCCCGCTGCGGACGATGACCCTGAgactgttgttgttgctgctgttgctgttgctgcGATTGTTGATGATTGTTGTTAGACCCGGTCAGATCCAGTCCGCTTGCAGGCGGGCTAAGGCTCGGCGGTGGATGGGGTCTGCTCAGATCTTGAGGAACGAGCTCGACCGATCTCCTCCGCGGCCGTGCTTGCTTTCGCCGTGGCAAAAGCGGGGATCCGCAACTTTCACGCAACTCGCGCATCCCAAAGTTCAAGTGGCCCATGTGCGGCAACATATCACGGTGGTCCCTCGTGGGGTGGAAAATGGTGGGTGTCGTGACGGGGGGTGGTTGTTCCCGGGTGGACGGGGGCGCGGTACTCTCGGACGCGTTGTCATCCTCCTCGGGCGTACCTTGTCTGGCCCCTTCGGGTGTCGAGGGCTCGCCCAGGAGGAGGTCCGCGGTCGGTGTTTCCGGTGGTGATGTAGGTCTCGGTTCCGACAACACTAATCCACGCACCTGCAGACTCTCCGCGGCTCTCATCAGGCCGGGAAGCTCCTCACGGCCGACCCTCACTTCGCCACGGTACATAAAGTCGATCAGCGCCGCCACCTCGTGGCCGGGGAAGTCCTTTAGCACGATCACCGGATGTTTGCAGGGGTGCTCCGCAAATATCCTCTCGAAGAACGGGCTACAATCCAAACAGTTTTCGCTTTTATCGAgttgttttatttgatttttttttgttgaaattattttaaaaatatgttgaaaaattttctcgttacaggagttttttgataataaagaatatttaataataataaaaagaaaaattcgaagcgtattttgttttacttggaaatattttattagcgCCTCTAGAGAAGTTTAAAGTCAATCTGTGTAGAGTTGAATGTACATAGAAAAGGAATTGAAGAagttttgatatttgatatttgatatttaaacttttgatatttaattattctattattctatataatgtaTTGTATGTAAtcggatattattaaaataaataattaaattaaagtaataaaaaaaaataattaaaaatgaaatgaaaatatcatttttggaggttattaatatatttataatgaaaaaacagGAGACGGAGAAAcgattttagattttgattttattgtcgaatttattttttgatgatattaatatcgtgcaataattaaattaatattttatcattaagaaGAATTGGCTTCTTCAGGTAGTAGTGATTCGTCAATCTTGTTTGTCGAACATATGTCATAGTGTTTACATAAATAGACAGACTTATGAATCATGCTAGCACAGGTAATACAGACGGGATATAAATCAAAgacattcaacttttattgcaGTGTTTCCCAACCTTTTTGAATTAAcgatatattgcaaaaattttttaaatttttactacatatttagaatgaaaatttttattcaaatacatGAAATactaaatacatatttcttttatagtttttattatttgtttaaaaaaatttgaaaaatatttatagtattgaTAAGATATcagaattttgatataaaaataatatatataaaaataataaaaataataaaaataataaatttgtaattaatgatgatttttaattatttattcaatttgttaTTAGTAGAttgtacttataaaaaatttgaatgtacACGATGtggcgaaaaatataaaatattcaagctTCATTTCTTtgcattcattttattttgtataaatattcgcaatcattatgaatattaaatatattttgtaaaaattttaataaatcatattcaatAGATTTATGTGTATAACCGatatattgattgaaaaacaCTATTCTAATATGAAGTCACTGTGTATTTAATTTGAACCATAATGAACAACAACCtcgtaaacaaatataatagttcATAATCTCttcgaaatgataaaatttttataaaattttaataaaaacatttttgattttaagaaaaattgttgaaatatcaaaattatcaagataaaaaactagaaataaatatatttattctagcTAATAATCATCAATAAATAGTTACTcgaataattgcaatttatttaatttctatttaataaatatttaatgaggaaaattttgaataatttcaagatactttttaattttttttttcctgtgatttgtaattattgaaagaaatattatcaaagCAAATCTTCATATAGTTTTACTATTAGAATAGACAAAAGGAATATTAAacttcttattaaataattattatttaaacaattattatttaattctttttataaaatgatccaATATCTttgtaacataaaataaatactttaattctTCTTGGATCATTACaacaatatacataaataatataaaaaatcaactgTTATTTAGAATTCGTATATTATACTATGGTatactataattttcattatttttatatttatttaaaatataaggtAAAACTAAAAAGAagtcaaaattatattgatatcccaatttttgtgataaattgaaagtaaTTGCACAAAATCaattacagaaaaaataaaattaaagaaattatcatattaaaataaacgtatatcgatttatcatcatacaaaaatataatttgttttcttaaatttatcttttaaatttttaacatttacaaatttttcgattatttatttactttctttttatttccttcttttctaatataaactgTGTAATCAAACAGActattatactttaaaaattgatagagAATAAGAATACGATTTTAATACAAACATCTAATCTGTATCCAATctaatattctatatctaataaataataataaatagatattcatTACTATGATTACTATGTGAATGTTATTAATGGAACATTCACATCTAGTTGTTCCAGgattaattttgcatataaaaagtgataaaatcacttttatatctatgaatttatttcaaaaataatacatagatatcatcatttttaaagTACTAATGgaagatgaattaattttgaacattaaaatgaatcatatttgaatattttattaaaaaaggaaatgttcgtaataaaatattattacacatatttaaaaatcatattttccatgagtttaaatcatattgtatgtggagaattatttttcgtaacgACTCGTTTTATATACCATGTATGGAacgattgaataaaaaaaaaaaaagaaaaaaaaagaagtatataGAAATAAGCCAAGTACACGAACTATATTTACGATAATatcttttagatattttttaaataatgatatacataAGAATGACAAATCATTTGAACAGagtaacatttttttgttcaataatataatcaatatttatgcaatattaatgcacaataaaactatttatattacagaaagtcattataaaaattcttattgtcGTGAATAAT encodes the following:
- the LOC108004516 gene encoding protein jim lovell, whose amino-acid sequence is MSSAADSPDGMALQSHYSLRWNNHQTHILQAFEALLHAELLVDVTLVCAETSLRAHKVVLSACSPFFERIFAEHPCKHPVIVLKDFPGHEVAALIDFMYRGEVRVGREELPGLMRAAESLQVRGLVLSEPRPTSPPETPTADLLLGEPSTPEGARQGTPEEDDNASESTAPPSTREQPPPVTTPTIFHPTRDHRDMLPHMGHLNFGMRELRESCGSPLLPRRKQARPRRRSVELVPQDLSRPHPPPSLSPPASGLDLTGSNNNHQQSQQQQQQQQQQSQGHRPQREGSPPRTTHPYQQQQQQQQQQQQQESPLTPQQSSVTPIFPLDGVVSLGGGLFPHVGALDRGSLLADLHDSFKPEALHGLFGAASLGTHHPGKKPKKHRGDGDTPHRWGDHSSRGLPVGRPKGQHSAPRGGPPRSWTNAELTEALQHVWNKKMTTSQASRIFGIPYNSLLMYVRGKYGKSLKLEQLRRDCTGATTGEVVMNSLNNNDKAVQPPAQIIHPLAGLPPHPGDDAGFPHHSLLAGNLPHGFFPDFAPAEALNDRYSFDNHIR